ACTTTCTGAGGGCAACTGTAGTGTTACAATGGTGTTGATTTTCGGTCAGTTATTTTTTTATGACAGCCCCTGAATTTTCATTTTCTTGAGATATAGAAACTATCGATCAAaatgccactagaccaccgcggccgctTAGAAGTTGCGTCGGCTCGCTGTCTGACGTACTGCCGACAAACGACCGCGCGAATAACCCAAGTTCGTTATAAAAACGACTACACTTACCCAACCAATCGTCACGTCTGCAGAACTTGGATGCACCGCCAACGATTCCGTGTCTCCCACCCGCATAATAGTATTCCCCTCGTTTCGGATTCGAAAAGAAAGATCAAGCTTGAATTGGAATTTAAAGAGAAAGACGacacatcaataaaaaaaaaagaaacgaaacaaaGATTTCTTTATTCGGAGAGCCCTAGCCCTCCGCAGCGTTAACACGCGAACTGGCCACATGTGACAGTCCGAGAGGATAGCGACAAGACCTGGCAGAAGTACAACGCACCGTTGTTTGATAGCCCCTGCACGGCTTCCATCAACCGCCCTGATAAAAGAACAGACGTGACCTGCCGTCCGTGAAAATGCCACGGGGAATGCCGACCGCTCTTAAGGCCCCCAAGAGCTGAATGACACAAAGCGACGTAGTTTACGCGGTTGGAGCGTTCGCAGTGTCGGTGTTGGACAAATTAAACTACAGCTTGTGGTTACACGGGGCTGCGCTTCGTACAAAACACGGACTTCACATACGCAAAACGGCAAGACAACATTGCTTTCGTAATTCGTCACATCTGCTTTCGTAATTAGAACTAGCTTGCGTACCGTAGCATTCTAGTTTCCACAGTTCGTTAGAGAACGGAGCGGATCGAATACCGCGAACTGCTTTGGTGAAGCTGTTACGAGGGTCACAGCGTGACCTCTCCATGACAGGGCTTCGGTAGGCACCAAAACTTTCCGCTGCTGTTACGCCTTCGCGTGATCTCGTGTTCGCGTCAAAAGGGCTGCATCGGGCCCTTTCAGGCTCCTGTAACATTCCTAAAGAGAGACTAGTCACCTACCCAGAGGTGGTATCGTAGAAAATGAGCGAACGCACGAACTCGCTAGGCCTTCGGCTATTAAATAACGACCACTTTTCCTCTGCGAGGCAACGCTGTCAGGCGTCGTTCTTCTTTTTACAATGCCACGTCGCTTCGACACACGTTTTGACGTATAGGTGTCACGAAACGGGAAGCGAAGTGACTCACCTCACGTCAGACGACTTGTATTCTGAGGTGTAATGTCGATTTTTTTTGTGTTAATTGGACGAAGACGTAGAGCCCACACACTCACAACCGACCATCATTCCTACCTCATTCCTACCACAGCAGCAGCGCTTGTTCCGTCTGCGCATGGGCAGCATGGGCGCTCGCAGCGCCGTGGCGGCGTGCGGAGAAAGCGCTTTCTTGCGAAAATCCTGAGACATTCAGCGCTTAAGAGACAGAATGAAAGATGACGTGCACgcagtaatctttttttttctctcctctaaATTTTCATTCTCTTCCGAGTCTTTGGGAATGCACCACTCGCTGGAAATGCAAACGGCCCACGCAGCTTCCTGCCATAATTTACAGCCCTTTCAATAAGCCTGTAGCCATAGGGTTTATTTTGGAGAAACTGAGTGCCTATAGAACACTACCTGTAGAACTtgtagccatagagtttcctaatattaatattaggaaactctatgcttgtaGCAATTTGCACGTTTGCAACGCGTTTGTACGAAATTTTGCCAAAAACCCCGATGAAACTGGCCTGTCGTAGACGAACCGAAACCGACTGTGGTGTGAAACGAACGAGCGGTCTACTTGGCGTTGTGATACATGTGTGCCATGATGTTTGTGTGCGTGCAGTGTTGCGCAGCCGGCCTTTCTAATAATTTGGCAGTTACTCCTTTTGATGTTGGACTTTATTTTGTGGCTATGTCCGAGTCACACGTATCGGTGTCCAAGTGGTTAGTGCGCTAATCGACGCTACTCTCCGCCTCGTTGCGAAGATACGCAAGCCGACGGTGCCCGGGCTTGTGCGATTTCGCCAGAGGGCTCGCGTCCCGTAGTGTGCGCGCGACTTGACTGTTTATCAGGCAGCGCGATAACACCTGGTAACATGCGCAGCAAGTGCGAAACATTGCTCGTCCGGCATTTGCCTTCCTCGCTGAGCGAGGCCGAAAAGACCGACCTGCTAAAGCACTTCGGCGCCGACAGTGTGCGATGCATGCGGTCGACGGGCAAGCTGAAGAACGCCGCGTTCGCGACGTTCCCCACTCAGGACGCCGCGGACTGCGCCCTCGAACGCCTGCACCAGTGCGAACTCATGGGAAGTCGCCTGGTCGTGGAGTACGCGCTCGGCAAGCAGGCGGACCGCTACTTTCCGAGCAAGAGCGAGCAGTTCCCGGAGTCCGCGAACGCCGCGGCAGAAAGCGCCGACGATCAAGCGGTGGCGGCGTCAAAAGACGAGTACAAGTCCAAGATGGAGGCGTTCGCCGTCAAACTGCACGCGATGTCCGCGGACCTGGGTCTCGACTACGTGCTCAACCCGATGCTAACGTACGCCTATCCGCCAGCGTCTCCCACCATCGTGGCGAACATAGCGGCCATGTTGATGTCGGTTCCCAAGTTCTACACGCAGGTGCTGCACTTGATGAACAAGATGAACCTGCCAGCGCCGTTCGGACCTCCGATGCCGCATCCGCCCACGATGCAACAGGCCTTTGGTGTTGTAGCGGTTCAACACCAGTCTACAACCTCGGCTGAACTGGTAACGTCAGCAGAAGTGGCAGGCGACAATCAGGAGTCGAGCCCAGAGGAATCAGAAATGGAAAGTGACGAAGAGGACGTCTCTCAAAGAGTCCAGCAACCGCAGGCCATGATTCCGAGGAAACGCAAACCCAAGACACAGCTCAGGAGGCCCAAGCTACAAAAGCTTCTGCCGCCCCAGCCGGTTCAGGAGCACGGGCCCAAAATGTCGGACGTATTCGAGCCAGTCGTCGAAGACAAGACGCCAAAAGCCATAGCCATCAACATTCGACACGAAGTCGACACTGAGGTGCAGGAGAAAGAGACGGAAGAAGTCGTAGAGCAAGGTGGCTTTGGCATCCTACCCGCCGCGCCCAAGCCGGTGGAAACGGCGGAGACAAATGCCAGCGATGACAACTATGACTGGAGCGGCACGCAGTTCCTGCAAAGAGAGGAAGTCCGGTCGGGGCGCATCTCCAGCGACGAGATGAACAGAGCGTCGGTGTTCAAGAACTACGAAGCGGGAGACGTGGCGTCCAGGCTGTACATAAAGAACGTGGCTAAGTCTGCGACTGTCGAGGACCTGTTCCGAATCTACGGAGGCTACATCGACGTCGACTCCGAGGAACAGCGCAACGCTTTCGACATAAGGCTAATGAAGGAGGGCCGCATGAAGGGACAGGCATTCTTGACGCTTGCTAGTGAATCCCAGGCAGACAGAGCCCGTCGAGACTCCAATGGTTACCTCCTCAAGGGAAAGCCGCTTGTTGTACAGTTTGCAAGGTCTGCCAAAGCGAAGAAGCTGGCCACGTATTGATTTTGTCTACCTCAACGTTCTACCTCCTGAAATCTGTTCGTGTGGGCTCATGTAAATAGGCGTTCATGATGCAATGTATAAACTGAATATGTTCAAAATTTCTGCAAAACACAGTTGGGTCCTCTGTGGAAGTGTGAATACTGCATCAGGTCTGTGTCAGCTATAAGCAAAGTATGCCGGCAGTAGTATCTGCAGGgacaataaaaagaaacaatgaattaTTTTAGATTAATAAATGGTACTTGGACAACTCTAATGTCGTTAATTTTACCATCATAAGTTTAGTAGTTGAGAGAAAAGTGAAGTTCAAAGCTTCGTTTTAAAATTTTGCGCCGAAATGTCCATGCGTAACGCAGAGGATTACAAAGTGTATATATCGTAATTTGGCGTCATTGCCTGCACAGAATTCATTCAAGCTTGGTATTTCAAGTCTATTGCTGCCTCAGAGGACACTGCACTCTGTTTTTACCAGTTATGAACTATGAAGGCCTCTGTAGGCACTGTCAAAATATGTGGTGTCACAGCGAATGGTGTGGAAGCTTCCAGGTGGCATCATcatccacattttctttttgcgcacTTTCTCTCTTGCCACCACCTTCTCACCACAAGCGTGGTGTTTTGGGTATCGTGAAAGAGCCATTTTACTAGTACGATAAAAAATGGTTTTGCTCTTTAGCGTCCTTTTAAAGGTGTATCCACCTTCATTGTGAAAGTATTTTTCTATTTTGAAGTAATTTTGGCAATAAAAACACTACTGCACCTATGAAATTCTGTTGATAACACAGCTAATGCCTTTCAAAAGTTGGGATGATTATGTCAGTGGCCCAGATATTTAAAATGCAAACTTAATAAAAAGTACTATACCGAAAAATCGGTTCTCCTGCTTTTTTGCATGGGTACTTACGAGCCTTCGGTATATGCCTCTGACTGCCTTTTCCATTGCTTTGTCCCACCACCACTGTGCAGTGCCAGTCCCCAGTGTTGTTTAAAACATTCTCCCAGCAAGACTTTTAAAAAATTTATATATCTTCCAAGTCGTCACAATGAGCAAGAAACAAATCCAGGAAAAGGAGTCGTAGAACTAGGGTCATCATTGCATGGACAGGTACTGTACATAATGGCTttgatgaagaaagaaaaaaaatttatataATGCTAGGCTGAAGGATATATATAATGAAGCCTAATTAGATAGACCTTACTCGGATCACTTCCTGCAAGATGCCAATTGAAGTCTTTGTTAGtacgcatttttttcttgtaagtCAACTTAATTTCACAAGGTTGCTCTGTATGAGAAGTATTTTCTTTTGGAAATAATTTACTAAAGTTGCATTGCTATGAACGCTGTGGGCGCAAATAACACCAGAAGACTCCATCTCTGAAAAAGACTAGTATTGCATAGGGGTGTGCGAGCTGTGAATTTTAGAATCATATGAAATACGAAACAAATTACGATGACCGAATTGAATACTATTCAAATAATTTTCTAATACTAAAGCAACAATTTTTGAAATAGTCCTATACTGGTAAGATGATAATTTTCAAAACATCGCAAGAACTCCTCGTAATTTTATTTGACGCAAATATGCACAAGCTTTATTAATGCACATTACCATTACTATTAATTGACAAAATTACTACAATTATTCAAAGTGAGTAGCAACTAGAGCTTTTGCAATATTTTCTAACTGCTGGCTGAAATATAAGAGTGAGAACGATATTCAAGGTGGTCATTTGTCAACAGCTTTTAAATGCAACTAATATTTAAATGGCAAGCAATTTTCATGAGTTAACTTAAAATTACCATGAATTCGGTAGCAAAAATAGTTGATTGTTGACACTGTTGCTTCGCTGACAATAGAGTTTCAACCAAAGCTGATTCGAACACCATAAGTACAGAACACCGAAAGTACATGGGCTGCATGCATGCATCTGGGTTAATTCAATGATGAAAACAGGAAAGTTGCCCCTTGCTGTTTCTTTGCCTTAATTCTTTGAGCTTTTTTGTCCTTGCTCAtcattcaaaaaatttttggCATTTTGAATATGTGCTACTCTATTCGAGTACTGAATTGAACAAATACGCTATTCCATTTGTTACTCGAACTTTTTGAACACTTGCGCACCCCTAGTTTTGTAGACTACAGTGAGGGCTGTGGTGCTCCAACAGACAAATGCCGCTTCAAACTGTGATTTTTGTTGAGAACTTCTCCGAAACAGTACTGAGAATATGAAGAAAGTTAACTATGTGGCCAGCTCACAAGCCCTAACAAAACCAAAAACAATGCATGCACGATCATCCTAATACACTACTTGGATGTAACTTAATGGCGTTTTGATCCCATTTATACAAGAACTTAACGTATCAATCATATAGCTCATTtagattttttaattttttcaacTTGACATGAATGCTAATTAAGTaggttgtaggaccgtgtgctcagatttgggtgcacgttaaagaaccccaggtggtctaaatttctggagccctccactacggcgtctctcataatcatatagtggttttgggacgttataccccacatatcaatcaatctaattGACTAGGTGAAATATGAAAACAACCGACATTGCTTTGACATCAGTTTGTTTACAAACTGCTGCTTTATATAGTTCAATTCACAGGGTACTCGTCCTGTAATTTATATATTACAAAGTACTTTTCCTAATGAATGTCACTTTGTCAACGCCTTGGACTTCAAAACTTGCACAGCATATTTTGCCATCTGCTCCTAAAATGCCAATAGCAGCTTTAAATTTTAATTTTTCCTGCAGTAAAAATGTCCAATACATTTGTGGCACTACTAAACAGAACTTTTTCTGTTCCAAAATCTGCACCAATTGTTAAAAAGTCGCTTCTGTCACTGACAGTGGGATTGATCAAGACGTCCAAAAAACATTTCACCTGCCACAATGCAGTTCCATCCTTGATTATCATAGATAGATAGTCTTAAAATGCTAATATATTTATACCACATTTTCTAACTGACAATTATGAGCATCCCTAGCACCTTAATCTAATCGATTCTATGAAAGCTTGTGATAGCTTGTTTACAGATATGTGATAGTGGTTCATCAGCAGGCATGCAGATGACGATTAGGTATACCTGAAGCCTATTGTTTTGCTTAGTTGCTATACTAACCTCAATACATTTGGTTGATTGGGTTGCTCAATACGTTCAATAACCAGGGAGCCATTTGTTTATTAGAGTCTCTAGTGAAGCCTGAACTACATGAACGTTGACTACCAAATATGGTTGGTACAGCGTAAGCTAACATAGGAGGGATTACAAATAAGGGATTTAAAATATGCTGAAGCAAAGACACTGTATGTGCTCTCTGTTAGCCCTGTTTGattcatcatgatcagcctgactacgtccactgcaggacaaaggcctctcccatattccgctagtcaactcggtcctgtgcttgctgctgccactttatacccgcaaacttcttaatctcatctgcccatctaactttctgtctccccctaacccgcttgccttctctgggaatcctgtcggttgcccttaatgaccagcggttatcctgcctatacgTATTATGTGCCTGGCCCATATCCATATcttcctcttgatttcaactataatatccttaaccccggtttgttccttgACCCACTCTGCTGTTTTCTTGTCTATTAAAGTTACACCTacggccccgtcgcggtggtttagcggctgaggtactcagctgctgacctgcaggtcgcgggatcgaatcccggctgcggcggctgcattttcgatggaggcaaaacgctgtaggcccgtgtgctcagatttgggcgcacgttaaagaaccccaggtggttgaaatttcaagagccctccactacggtgtctctcataatgatatggtggttttaggatgttaaacccgacatattatcaaagttacacctataattttttttttttccatcgtttgcTGCGCTGAAccctccaggtttccgctctgTAGGTAAGcaccggcaaaatgcagctgctatataccttttTCTTGAAGGTTAGTAACAGAGTACCATTCATTGaaactgctgcttgggcgagtttATTCATGATTATTTAGACAGATTTATCAGTGCAAAAAAGACGGAACTTTcagaaaagacacacacacacagcgcagtGTAAGTGTCTTTTCTAAAAGTACCGTCTTTTTTGCGCCGATAAATCAGTCgaaattaccattcatgattcGAGAACGCTTGCctaatgtgatccaccccatccttactcttctagttatttcactatCATAGTACGTctctgcagttactacctgttctaagtagGCATAATagtttacaacttccagtgtttCTCCCCGAAGTGTTGTTTTTTGCCAAGACTCTCATTACcttagttttgtgcataataattttcaggCCTACTCTTCTACTTTTgctgtccagttcagtaatcatgagttgtaatttgTCCTCTTAGTTACTCATCAAGACTAtgccatcagcgaatcgcaggttactaagatactctccgttgactattatccctaactcttcccaatttagggccctgaaaacttcctgtactCACGAGGTGAATAACAttagagagatcgtgtctccctgccttactcCCTTCTTTACTGcaattctgtcgctttctttacggAGAACTGTGGTGGCTGTGGAGCCACTGTGGATttattccagtatgtttatgtagggttcgtcgatgccctgattccgtagtgcctgcattactggtGATGTATCGACTGAGTCAAACagcttctcataatctatgaaggctatgtaaaggggttggttgtattccgtgaatttctctattacctgatcaaTAGTATGAATATGATCTATTTGTGGAGTAGCGTGTATGAAATCCTCCTTCATCCTTTGGGTGATTGAACTCTAATGCCGCCTTAATTCTATtcgctattatttttgtaaatagcttgtagagagcagagagtaagctgatcagcctgtaatttttcaagtccttgacatcCCTTTTCTTATGAATTAATATGATGTCGGCATTCTAAGACTTTTGCAGCTTTTTACTGCCTGCTCAATTCTATTCATGTTATACCATCTGATGTCAGTCACGTTACACCTATTGATTAACTTTTAAAGCTGCACTAGCTCAATTTTGTTGGTTGCATTTAAGGCGTTCATGGTTTGTCatctcttaatgagatttttttcATCTCTTAATGAGACTGGCAAATCTATCGTggcctgagatagtttgccagtgtcctgtctagtgactgtacctccaacttccattgcactctttgatgatactagtaagattattgtTCGTTGTGTCAACCCTAACGTTGGTTACCTTGCGAGTTGTGAATCTATTCTGAAGTGAAACTGTAATTTGCTATACTTTCACTTTCACCACTAGCTCAATAATTAGCTTATTGGCTATCAGTTTATGCCATTGCTTTTTTTAAAtgtaggtgaatacgagctcttaccattttATGCTCACTGCATTGGACCTTGCCAACTACTTATAAATCCTGTACAATGTCTGGGTGTGCaaacagaatgaagtctatttctttttttttttgtttgtttcgccATTAAGACTTCAacacgtccacttacggttagtctgttttctgaagaaggtattcaagatccgtaaattattacgttctgcaaGCTCCACTACTAATAAAAAACTGCCCTCTGGCACCTTTGGAGCCGATGACATTCCCCCACTACATgatctccggcctgtttcttgcctactttggcattaaagtcacccttCGTAATAATATATATtgtgtctttactttattaatcGCTGACTTTATGCCTTCACAGAACTGTCCacatgatcatcatggctcgatgtaggcacgtaggcctgtaccaccttcatcttgtaccttttgttaaacttaattatgatacttgctaCCCattcactgatgctatagtattacTCTATGTTGCCATGGAGCGACATTCTTGTGTATGAGAAACCCGacccctagtttttttttttttctgtcaaataATCCGTGATAGCATATAACGTGTCCATTCTTCAGCATATAAGCCTCACATTCGGCTGAGCCCTATGACGTCCAAGTTAACAACCTCTAATTCCTCGAacagcacagctagactagcatcactagatagcgttctagcgttgaGCGTATACCCAAGTTCACATTCCAATGGCAGACTGTCTGGACCCGGGGATTCTTAGCATGCACCCTCCGCGTCTGACCACCACCGTGGACAGTTGATTCACAGCCGCTGAGGGCCGAGCGTTAATTGGTACGTCTTTATGGGAGGTAGCGGCCGAGTACTGCACCAGGGTAACTAATCCTGCTGTGGTGAGGCAGCGGATTACTGGCAGGTAGTCTGCAGTTAGGCCGCACCCCAGACCTTTTTTTAATGATTCCTTCATCACGCGTTTTAACGAGTGGTCCGGCATCGGCATTCGAACCGAATCTTGTAATCATGCTATAGGCTGATGTGCTGCCAACTCGGAATATTTTAATTCATTCCCAAGTCCCAGTAGCCAGCTCGGCATTGGCAACCGGTCACAGTTGCTAGCTGGGAATGCATTCGCAACTGGAAATGTGTTCCTAGTTGAACTGGGACCAGTTGAAACCAGTTGGATCCCCAGTTAGGAATTTTCACCTGAGATAGGAGTGCAGTtgccagtggcgtaccaactcttttgcgagtggggggggggggggggggggctagcttACCTCACTCGTCAGCCGAGAtataggtcgcaggttcggttcctgcccacggcaagttatcttttcacccacttttatttttcagatttacatcacaatttggtctaataacttcccctttactttccttggcattattgtctgttggatctcattaatattgtgtcaaaacacgaatatatatatatatatatatatatatatatatatatatatatatatatatatatatatatatatatatatatatatatatatatatatatatatatatatatatatatatatatatatatatatatatatatatatatatataatgagatacaacggacagtaatgccaaggaatgtacaggggaagttattagaaccaatggaatgtaaataagaagaaagaaaagtggatgaaaaaataaccagccgtgatatatatatatatatatatatatatatatatatatatatatatacatttcgaAATTTAATCACACTTTAACCAGCCGAGGAATGGCGCCCTTAGCCCAATTTTTGGGTCCATTATGCGACGCAGAATCTTACTATCTTCCTATCATGCCTCTTTGTCTGATTATGCTGGCGCCTATCATCTACGAATACCACAATCGTTTAATAAATTTATCATGGATGTTAGTTGTCGGGACG
This genomic interval from Rhipicephalus microplus isolate Deutch F79 chromosome 10, USDA_Rmic, whole genome shotgun sequence contains the following:
- the LOC119180865 gene encoding RNA-binding region-containing protein 3, whose amino-acid sequence is MRSKCETLLVRHLPSSLSEAEKTDLLKHFGADSVRCMRSTGKLKNAAFATFPTQDAADCALERLHQCELMGSRLVVEYALGKQADRYFPSKSEQFPESANAAAESADDQAVAASKDEYKSKMEAFAVKLHAMSADLGLDYVLNPMLTYAYPPASPTIVANIAAMLMSVPKFYTQVLHLMNKMNLPAPFGPPMPHPPTMQQAFGVVAVQHQSTTSAELVTSAEVAGDNQESSPEESEMESDEEDVSQRVQQPQAMIPRKRKPKTQLRRPKLQKLLPPQPVQEHGPKMSDVFEPVVEDKTPKAIAINIRHEVDTEVQEKETEEVVEQGGFGILPAAPKPVETAETNASDDNYDWSGTQFLQREEVRSGRISSDEMNRASVFKNYEAGDVASRLYIKNVAKSATVEDLFRIYGGYIDVDSEEQRNAFDIRLMKEGRMKGQAFLTLASESQADRARRDSNGYLLKGKPLVVQFARSAKAKKLATY